The following coding sequences lie in one Arachis hypogaea cultivar Tifrunner chromosome 4, arahy.Tifrunner.gnm2.J5K5, whole genome shotgun sequence genomic window:
- the LOC112797624 gene encoding acyl-coenzyme A thioesterase 2, chloroplastic: protein MDLNNSPSSNNTNTYITIPVNGTIPVFTTAPFDNNTTPPSTAADRKPIALWPGMYHSPVTTALWEARTKIFERLLDPPRDAPPQGALLTKKPSQSRTSIIYNFSSDFVLREQYRDPWNEVRIGKLLEDLDALAGTISVKHCSDEASTTRPLIVVTASVDKIVLKRPISVDNDLKIVGSVIWVGRSSIEIQLEVTQCKEDGSASDSVALTANFIFVARDSITGKAAPVNRLSPETEHEKLLYEQAEARNNLKKRKRGGEKRDFENGEANRLQALLAEGRIFCDMPALADRDSILLRDTSLENALICQPQQRNIHGRIFGGFLMHRAFELAFSTAYAFAGLVPCFLEVDHVDFLRPVDVGDFLRLKSCVLYTEVHDPDQPLINVEVVAHVTRPELRSSEVSNTFHFTFTVRPEAKAKKNGFKLRNVVPATEEEARRILERIDADNLNEYFRT, encoded by the exons ATGGACTTGAACAATTCTCCTTCTTCCAATAACACCAACACCTACATCACAATCCCCGTTAATGGAACAATCCCTGTTTTCACCACCGCCCCTTTTGACAACAACACCACTCCTCCCTCCACCGCCGCCGACCGCAAACCCATCGCATTATGGCCCGGTATGTACCATTCTCCGGTCACCACCGCACTCTGGGAAGCAAGGACCAAGATCTTCGAGAGGCTTCTCGACCCACCTAGGGACGCGCCACCGCAGGGCGCGTTGCTCACTAAGAAACCGTCGCAGAGCAGGACCAGCATCATCTACAATTTCTCCTCCGATTTCGTCCTCAGAGAGCAGTATAGGGACCCTTGGAATGAGGTCAGGATTGGAAAGTTGTTAGAGGATCTTGATGCCTTAGCTGGAACCATTTCTGTCAAG CACTGTTCTGATGAAGCTAGCACAACAAGGCCACTTATAGTTGTCACTGCATCTGTTGACAAGATTGTGTTAAAGAGGCCAATTAGTGTTGACAATGATCTTAAAATAGTTGGTTCTGTTATATGGGTTGGGAGGTCCTCAATAGAGATTCAACTAGAGGTTACTCAATGCAAAGAAG ATGGCAGTGCCTCAGACTCAGTAGCACTGACAGCCAACTTCATATTTGTTGCTCGAGACTCAATAACCGGGAAGGCTGCTCCGGTTAATCGTCTCTCGCCTGAAACAGAACACGAAAAACTTCTTTATGAGCAAGCTGAAGCAAGAAATAAtctgaagaagaggaaaagaggAGGGGAGAAAAGGGACTTTGAGAATGGGGAAGCAAATAGACTTCAGGCCTTGCTGGCTGAGGGAAGAATTTTCTGTGACATGCCAGCCTTAGCTGATCGAGACAGCATTCTTCTGAGGGATACCAGCCTTGAGAATGCTCTAATATGCCAGCCACAGCAAAGGAACATCCATGGTCGAATATTCGGAGGTTTCTTGATGCATCGTGCATTTGAGTTGGCTTTCTCAACAGCGTATGCCTTTGCTGGATTAGTTCCTTGCTTTCTTGAAGTTGACCATGTTGATTTCCTCAGACCA GTTGACGTAGGGGATTTCTTGCGTCTCAAGTCGTGTGTTCTCTACACCGAAGTTCATGATCCGGATCAGCCGCTTATCAATGTCGAAGTTGTAGCTCATGTCACAAGACCAGAGCTGCGATCTAGTGAG GTATCAAACACTTTCCATTTCACTTTCACAGTACGCCCTGAAGCAAAGGCAAAGAAAAACGGATTTAAACTTAGAAATGTGGTGCCAGCAACAGAGGAAGAAGCTCGCCGAATATTAGAGCGCATAGATGCTGACAACTTGAATGAGTACTTCAGAACATAA
- the LOC112795330 gene encoding uncharacterized protein produces MAHISNLATRASKITVFVYNHTVLLSWLRKRPHWREIIRPGATRFATVFITLKSIFDHKKELQQLVVDSIFIDHKLGRSATGRAGCDADDKPSLEYAYKGMLRAEDAIKEMFRQSKMAYQPYTYIINSRWDKHLKNDLYAATYFLNPKFFFNENYKEAPDVMRGLLDLVTLYYEWWRLFGGSTPCLQKIAVCILSQASASSGCERNWSLFYQIHTKRRNRLEHDILNDIVYVTYNLRLKSSICQVDFWVTEEVVKKEPDLSSNVDDLLREIDVDLYQSGGGSSGLYAASLDSSAEQDGNEGENHPIEADLQQVLEDFDD; encoded by the exons ATGGCGCATATTTCTAATCTTGCAACACGTGCTTCAAAGATCACAGTATTTGTATACAATCATACGGTTCTCTTATCTTGGCTAAGAAAAAGACCTCATTGGAGAGAAATTATACGTCCTGGTGCAACCCGTTTTGCAACTGTGTTTATTACATTGAAGAGCATCTTTGACCATAAAAAGGAGTTGCAACAATTGGTtgtagattcaattttcattgatcACAAATTAGGAAGGAGTGCTACTGGTAGAGCT GGTTGTGATGCTGATGACAAACCATCTTTGGAATATGCTTATAAAGGAATGCTAAGGGCAGAAGATGCAATTAAGGAGATGTTTAGGCAATCCAAGATGGCATATCAGCCGTACACATATATTATCAACTCAAGATGGGACAAGCATTTGAAGAATGATCTTTATGCGGCAACTTACTTCCTGAATCCTAAattcttttttaatgaaaattataaAGAAGCACCTGATGTTATGCGAGGTTTGCTTGATCTTGTTACCTTGTATT ATGAATGGTGGAGGTTATTCGGAGGCTCTACTCCATGTTTACAAAAGATAGCTGTTTGCATTCTTAGCCAAGCATCTGCTTCTTCTGGGTGTGAGAGAAATTGGAGCCTTTTTTACCAGAttcatacaaaaagaagaaatagattgGAGCATGATATACTGAATGACATTGTTTATGTTACCTATAATTTGCGTCTTAAATCCAG CATCTGTCAAGTTGACTTTTGGGTGACTGAAGAGGTTGTAAAGAAAGAGCCTGATCTTTCTAGTAATGTGGATGACTTATTGC GTGAAATTGATGTTGATTTATATCAAAGTGGCGGTGGTAGTAGTGGTCTTTATGCTGCATCTCTTGATTCTTCTGCTGAACAGGATGGGAATGAAGGTGAAAATCATCCCATCGAAGCAGATTTGCAACAAGTTCTTgaagattttgatgattga
- the LOC112797623 gene encoding uncharacterized protein has translation MQNLLFLMLFFFFFCNASSNNRSRRILHEPFVPLEAHPPTEPPKPPPSSNTTATQKQNPKHPSSTATATASTTTTTTTTTTTTTTPNDSPFFPNYPSQPPPPPQSFTGFASFPANISSLILPHSPTPTHSNSKLLPVALSAVACAVVAAAVSAFFYLRRRRRNRGPGENKDVSPDDGRRRETAAKHRQSPTAAGSEFLYLGTVVNSRRIEGGGSGGGDVRDNRGSVSRKLESPELRPLPPLVRQISAPPVVTTAQEEAENEEEEESEVFYSPRGSSLGGQESSGGTGSGSRRALSAIAGDSFDELSSCSVSSSNSGSPERCHSISISSPAHLSPSSSPPPQQQKQIVTSVLSPTLSPMHNQHINSSCSSYSSSLCSSACATPERGFVEEEEEDTHGNAVTESPLLSPLSLPPNRALEEKTLIANLDSSSSSPQKRVSETYEAASPRNSNVSNGSRNSSSSSASARVSNGSNGSRKSLSRSASLDRVLKTSEVASLASSRISSSSNASRKSKSSSSQERISETNEVETATAIASALPLTSPPRLSNVSSNGSAKFMASSPLSSAFSLPSSPEKARSHNGFDQSPRMSSVSDQFRQPGLSSVPLSPSLLSSPETERGFNFSSSFNSTESASVANSASQRKHWEIPALSVTTKNPFGRSGSIGSVLDQIVAVPVTHPPPVPPPRKQWAIPGITTPLAPPPPPPPPPPAATLQQWQRKQWEVPSPTTPVGQSVSRPPELRPPSRPFVLQNTTLVSPIDLTPSSQGSAEAEEAAKPKLKPLHWDKVRSSSDREMVWDQLKSSSFKLNEEMIETLFVANMPNSKPMDSTSCTVLPHSSQEEKVLDPKKSQNIAILLRALNVTIEEVCEALLEGSADTLGAELLESLLKMAPSKEEERKLKEYNDDSPTKLGPAEKFLKALLDVPFAFKRVEAMLYIVNFDSEVEYLRKSFQALEAACEELRTSRMFLKLLEAVLKTGNRMNVGTDRGDAQAFKLDTLLKLADVKGADGKTTLLHFVVQEIIRTEGARLSSANQPPNSSLAEDVAFRRLGLQVVSSLSSELASVKKAATMDSEVLSNDAAKLSKGIANIAEVVQLNEKAGSNEKFTESMNKFIRMAEEEILKIQAQESVAMTLVKEITEYFHGDLAKEEAHPFRIFMVVRDFLAVLDRVCREVGMINERTMVSSAHRFPVPVNPMLPQPVSPMLSQPLPGLHGRRQNSDSSDDDTPSS, from the exons ATGCAGAACCTTTTGTTCTtgatgttgttcttcttcttcttctgcaatgctAGTTCTAACAACAGAAGCAGAAGAATCTTGCATGAACCCTTTGTACCATTGGAAGCACACCCACCCACTGAGCCACCAAAGCCACCACCTTCTTCTAACACCACTGCAACCCAAAAGCAAAACCCAAAGCACCCTTCCTCCACAGCAACAGCCACCGCctccaccactaccaccaccaccaccaccaccacaaccacaaCTACACCAAATGATTCACCGTTTTTCCCAAACTACCCttcacaaccaccaccaccaccacaatcATTCACAGGCTTTGCTTCCTTCCCAGCTAACATTTCCTCACTCATTCTTCCACATTCTCCAACTCCTACTCACTCCAATTCCAAGCTTCTCCCCGTTGCTCTCTCCGCCGTCGCATGCGCGGTCGTCGCCGCCGCCGTCTCTGCATTTTTCTATCTTCGACGCCGTCGCCGGAACCGTGGCCCCGGAGAGAACAAGGATGTCAGTCCCGACGATGGTCGCCGGCGGGAAACCGCCGCGAAGCACCGGCAGTCTCCTACCGCTGCTGGCTCCGAGTTTCTCTACCTCGGCACCGTCGTCAATTCGCGCCGGATCGAAGGAGGCGGTAGCGGCGGCGGAGATGTCAGAGATAATAGAGGCTCCGTGAGTCGGAAATTGGAGTCGCCGGAGCTCCGGCCACTTCCGCCGCTAGTAAGGCAGATTTCGGCGCCGCCGGTGGTGACGACAGCGCAAGAAGAGGCGGAgaatgaggaggaagaggaatcGGAGGTGTTTTACTCGCCGAGAGGTTCGTCGTTAGGAGGGCAAGAGAGCTCCGGTGGAACCGGGTCGGGTTCCCGGCGAGCGTTGTCTGCAATCGCCGGGGATAGTTTCGACGAATTGAGCTCGTGTTCGGTTTCTTCCTCGAATTCTGGGTCGCCGGAGCGGTGTCACTCAATCAGCATCTCCTCGCCGGCACATCTTTCGCCGTCGTCGTCGCCGCCACCACAGCAACAGAAACAAATCGTGACATCGGTTTTGTCACCTACATTATCACCAATGCACAACCAACACATTAATTCTTCatgttcttcttattcttcttcgcTTTGTTCTTCAGCATGTGCAACACCAGAGAGAGgttttgttgaagaagaagaagaagatactcATGGTAATGCTGTTACTGAATCTCCTTTACTTTCGCCACTTTCATTGCCACCTAATAGAGCTCTGGAGGAGAAAACCCTAATTGCAAATTTGGACTCATCTTCTTCATCACCACAAAAGAGGGTCTCGGAAACATACGAAGCTGCATCACCAAGGAATTCTAATGTCTCCAATGGAAGTAGaaactcttcctcatcatcaGCATCAGCAAGGGTTTCTAATGGTTCCAATGGAAGTAGAAAATCTTTGTCACGATCAGCATCGTTAGATAGGGTTTTGAAGACTAGTGAAGTTGCATCATTGGCCTCGTCTAGGATTTCTAGTTCTTCCAATGCAAGCAGAAAATctaaatcatcatcatcacaagagAGGATCTCGGAGACAAATGAAGTTGAAACTGCAACTGCAATTGCATCTGCATTACCATTGACATCACCTCCAAGGCTATCTAATGTTTCTTCCAATGGAAGTGCAAAGTTTATGGCATCATCACCATTGTCTTCGGCTTTCTCTCTGCCTTCTTCTCCGGAGAAGGCAAGGAGTCATAACGGTTTTGATCAGTCTCCGAGAATGTCCAGTGTCTCAGACCAGTTTAGGCAACCCGGTTTGTCTTCAGTGCCATTGTCACCATCTCTGCTTTCATCACCAGAGACAGAAAGAGGGTTTAATTTCAGTAGCAGTTTCAATTCAACTGAATCAGCATCAGTTGCTAATAGTGCTTCACAGAGGAAGCATTGGGAGATACCTGCATTGTCAGTAACAACAAAAAATCCATTTGGTCGATCAGGATCCATTGGTAGTGTTTTGGATCAAATTGTAGCTGTTCCGGTTACTCATCCACCACCTGTGCCTCCTCCAAGGAAACAATGGGCGATACCCGGTATCACAACACCACTTGCTCCGCCTCCTCCGCCACCTCCTCCTCCACCTGCAGCTACACTGCAGCAGTGGCAGCGGAAGCAGTGGGAGGTGCCATCTCCCACAACACCTGTTGGTCAATCTGTATCGAGGCCACCAGAGTTGAGACCTCCTTCCAGGCCTTTTGTGTTGCAGAACACAACATTGGTTTCCCCTATTGATCTGACCCCAAGTTCTCAGGGTTCGGCTGAAGCTGAAGAGGCTGCGAAGCCAAAGTTGAAACCCTTGCACTGGGACAAAGTAAGGTCAAGCTCTGATCGTGAAATGGTGTGGGATCAGTTGAAGTCAAGCTCTTTCAA ATTGAATGAGGAAATGATTGAAACATTGTTTGTAGCAAACATGCCAAACTCGAAACCAATGGATTCTACTTCATGCACAGTTCTTCCCCATTCAAGCCAGGAGGAGAAAGTACTTGATCCTAAAAAGTCCCAAAACATTGCAATCTTGCTGAGAGCACTTAATGTCACTATAGAAGAAGTGTGTGAAGCACTTTTAGAAG GTAGTGCTGATACACTTGGAGCAGAACTACTTGAAAGCTTGTTAAAAATGGCTCCGAGTAAGGAAGAAGAGCGTAAATTGAAGGAATACAATGATGACTCACCAACCAAGCTTGGTCCAGCTGAGAAATTCTTGAAGGCATTGCTTGATGTACCTTTTGCATTTAAAAGGGTGGAAGCAATGCTTTACATAGTCAATTTTGACTCTGAAGTCGAGTATCTTAGGAAATCCTTTCAAGCTCTAGAG GCTGCCTGTGAAGAGCTGCGAACTAGTAGAATGTTCTTGAAGCTTCTCGAGGCTGTGCTTAAAACTGGGAACCGCATGAATGTGGGGACAGACCGTGGTGATGCGCAGGCCTTTAAACTTGACACACTTCTCAAGCTGGCCGATGTCAAAGGTGCAGATGGAAAAACGACGCTACTGCACTTTGTCGTCCAAGAGATCATAAGAACTGAAGGTGCTCGTCTCTCCAGTGCTAACCAACCCCCAAACTCTTCCTTGGCTGAAGATGTTGCGTTCCGGAGGCTTGGCCTGCAAGTAGTATCTAGTCTGAGTTCAGAGCTAGCAAGTGTCAAGAAGGCTGCTACCATGGATTCTGAGGTTCTCAGCAATGATGCCGCCAAGCTCTCCAAAGGGATTGCAAACATTGCAGAGGTTGTACAATTGAACGAAAAAGCTGGGTCAAATGAGAAGTTTACAGAATCAATGAACAAGTTCATTAGAATGGCTGAGGAAGAAATTCTGAAGATTCAAGCCCAAGAAAGTGTTGCTATGACCCTTGTGAAGGAAATCACAGAGTATTTTCATGGTGACTTGGCAAAGGAAGAAGCTCATCCATTCAGAATCTTCATGGTTGTAAGAGACTTTCTTGCAGTTCTTGACCGTGTATGCAGAGAAGTTGGTATGATAAATGAGAGAACCATGGTTAGTTCAGCACATAGATTCCCTGTACCAGTTAACCCAATGCTTCCACAACCAGTTAGCCCAATGCTTTCACAACCCCTTCCTGGATTGCATGGAAGGAGACAGAATAGTGACTCTTCAGATGATGATACTCCATCATCTTAG